One window from the genome of Erwinia sorbitola encodes:
- a CDS encoding high-affinity branched-chain amino acid ABC transporter permease LivM, whose product MKKLNLLNAIVSALMLLVLAAFFMGMRLNLDGTHLVVHNAGEVRWNWIALGCGVVFLFQLLRPLLQSGLKKVSGPSLVLPGIDGSTVKQKLFLLVLIVAAAVWPFLVSRGTVDIATLTLIYVMLGLGLNVVVGLSGLLVLGYGGFYAIGAYTFALLNHYYGLGFWQSLPLAGLVAAAFGLLLGFPVLRLRGDYLAIVTLGFGEIVRILLLNNTEITGGPNGISQIPKPSFFGLEFNRSVRDGGWDTFHNFFGLKYDPSDRIIFLYMVALLLVVITLFVINRLLRMPLGRAWEALREDEIACRSLGLSPTRIKLTAFTISAAFAGFAGSLFAARQGFVSPESFTFAESAFVLAIVVLGGMGSQFAVILAAILLVVSRELMRDLNEYSMLVLGGLMVLMMIWRPQGLLPMKRPHLKLKNAEKGDQA is encoded by the coding sequence ATGAAGAAGCTCAACCTGCTTAACGCCATTGTCTCGGCGCTGATGCTGCTGGTTCTGGCGGCATTCTTTATGGGGATGCGCCTCAATCTTGACGGAACTCATCTGGTGGTGCATAACGCCGGAGAAGTGCGCTGGAACTGGATAGCTCTGGGCTGTGGCGTGGTGTTTCTGTTCCAGCTGCTGCGCCCGCTGTTGCAGAGTGGCCTGAAAAAAGTCTCCGGCCCGTCGCTGGTATTACCGGGCATTGATGGCTCTACCGTGAAGCAAAAGCTGTTTCTGCTGGTGCTGATCGTTGCGGCAGCCGTGTGGCCGTTCCTGGTGTCACGCGGCACGGTGGATATTGCCACCCTGACGCTGATTTACGTCATGCTGGGCCTTGGCCTTAACGTGGTGGTGGGGCTGTCGGGCCTGCTGGTGCTGGGGTATGGCGGTTTCTATGCCATCGGTGCCTATACCTTTGCGCTGCTTAACCACTATTACGGACTGGGCTTCTGGCAGAGTCTGCCGCTGGCAGGTCTGGTGGCGGCGGCATTTGGCCTGCTGCTCGGCTTCCCGGTGCTGCGTCTGCGCGGTGACTATCTGGCGATTGTGACTCTCGGCTTTGGCGAGATCGTGCGTATCCTGCTGCTGAATAACACCGAAATTACCGGCGGCCCGAATGGCATCAGCCAGATCCCGAAACCCTCCTTCTTTGGTCTGGAATTTAACCGCAGCGTGCGCGACGGTGGATGGGATACCTTCCATAACTTCTTTGGCCTGAAATACGATCCAAGCGATCGCATTATCTTCCTGTATATGGTGGCGCTGCTGCTGGTAGTGATTACGCTGTTTGTTATCAACCGCCTGCTGCGTATGCCGCTGGGTCGTGCCTGGGAAGCGCTGCGTGAAGATGAGATTGCCTGCCGCTCGCTGGGCCTCAGCCCGACGCGTATCAAACTGACGGCGTTCACCATCAGCGCCGCTTTTGCCGGGTTCGCCGGTAGCCTGTTTGCAGCCCGTCAGGGCTTTGTCAGCCCGGAATCCTTCACGTTTGCCGAGTCGGCATTTGTGCTGGCGATTGTGGTATTGGGCGGGATGGGCTCGCAGTTTGCGGTGATTCTGGCGGCTATCCTGCTGGTGGTATCACGGGAGCTGATGCGCGATCTGAACGAGTACAGCATGCTGGTTCTCGGCGGCTTAATGGTATTGATGATGATCTGGCGTCCGCAGGGGCTGTTGCCGATGAAGCGCCCGCATCTGAAGTTGAAAAATGCGGAAAAAGGAGATCAGGCATGA
- the livG gene encoding high-affinity branched-chain amino acid ABC transporter ATP-binding protein LivG: MTQPLLAVNGLMMRFGGLLAVNNVELELHPQEIVSLIGPNGAGKTTVFNCLTGFYRPTGGSIKLGDKQLAGLPGQKIARMGIVRTFQHVRLFREMTVIENLLVAQHQHLKSGVFSGLLKTPAFRKAESEALDRAASWLDRVGLLELANRQAGNLAYGQQRRLEIARCMVTRPEILMLDEPAAGLNPKETHELDELIAELRNQHNVSVLLIEHDMKLVMGISDRIYVVNQGTPLANGTPDEIRNNPDVIRAYLGEA; encoded by the coding sequence ATGACTCAGCCTTTGTTAGCCGTCAATGGCCTGATGATGCGCTTCGGCGGCCTGCTGGCCGTCAACAATGTTGAACTGGAGCTGCACCCGCAGGAGATTGTTTCACTGATCGGCCCGAACGGTGCCGGTAAAACCACGGTATTTAACTGTCTGACCGGTTTCTATCGTCCAACCGGCGGCTCTATCAAGCTGGGTGATAAGCAGCTGGCGGGTCTTCCCGGGCAGAAGATTGCGCGGATGGGCATTGTGCGTACCTTCCAGCACGTGCGTCTGTTCCGTGAAATGACGGTCATTGAAAACCTGCTGGTTGCTCAACATCAGCACCTGAAAAGCGGCGTATTTTCTGGCCTGCTGAAAACCCCGGCTTTCCGCAAAGCAGAGAGTGAAGCGCTCGATCGCGCCGCCTCCTGGCTGGATCGCGTAGGATTACTGGAACTGGCTAATCGTCAGGCTGGTAACCTTGCCTACGGGCAGCAGCGCCGTCTTGAGATTGCCCGCTGTATGGTGACGCGCCCGGAAATTCTGATGCTGGATGAACCGGCGGCCGGTCTGAACCCGAAAGAAACCCATGAGCTGGATGAGCTGATTGCCGAACTGCGCAACCAGCACAACGTCTCGGTACTGCTGATTGAACATGATATGAAACTGGTGATGGGTATTTCTGACCGCATCTACGTGGTTAACCAGGGGACACCGCTGGCTAACGGTACGCCGGACGAGATCCGCAATAATCCGGACGTGATCCGCGCCTACCTGGGGGAGGCATAA
- the livF gene encoding high-affinity branched-chain amino acid ABC transporter ATP-binding protein LivF: MSQAMLSLNNISAHYGKIQALHNVSLHINQGEIVTLIGANGAGKTTILGTLCGEPRATSGSVIFDGKEITDWQTARIMREAIAIVPEGRRVFSRMTVDENLAMGGFFAERQQYQQRIKRVYELFPRLYERRVQRAGTMSGGEQQMLAIGRALMSQPRLLLLDEPSLGLAPIIIQQIFDTIEQLRQEGMTIFLVEQNANQALKLADRGYVLENGHVVLEDTGDALLANEAVRSAYLGG, encoded by the coding sequence ATGAGTCAGGCAATGCTTTCCCTGAATAACATCAGCGCGCATTACGGTAAAATCCAGGCGCTGCATAACGTCAGTCTGCATATCAATCAGGGTGAGATTGTTACCCTGATCGGTGCTAATGGCGCAGGTAAAACTACTATTCTCGGTACGCTGTGCGGTGAGCCACGAGCGACCTCCGGGTCGGTGATCTTCGACGGTAAAGAGATCACCGACTGGCAGACGGCGCGTATTATGCGTGAAGCGATTGCCATTGTACCGGAAGGGCGTCGCGTCTTTTCGCGCATGACGGTGGATGAGAATCTGGCGATGGGCGGTTTCTTTGCCGAGCGTCAGCAGTATCAGCAGCGTATCAAGCGGGTGTATGAGCTGTTTCCGCGCCTGTATGAGCGCCGTGTGCAGCGTGCAGGCACCATGTCAGGCGGTGAGCAGCAGATGCTGGCTATTGGTCGTGCACTGATGAGCCAGCCGCGCCTGCTGCTGCTGGATGAGCCATCCCTGGGCCTGGCCCCGATCATTATCCAGCAGATTTTCGACACCATCGAGCAGCTGCGTCAGGAAGGTATGACGATTTTCCTCGTCGAGCAGAATGCTAACCAGGCGCTGAAGCTTGCTGACCGTGGCTATGTGCTCGAAAACGGTCATGTGGTGCTGGAAGATACCGGTGATGCTTTGCTGGCCAATGAAGCCGTCAGAAGCGCGTATTTAGGCGGTTAA
- the ugpB gene encoding sn-glycerol-3-phosphate ABC transporter substrate-binding protein UgpB, producing MSSIAFRHTALSVVLGLTLSANALAATEIPFWHSMEGALGEEVNSLATRFNAEHPDYKIVPTYKGNYEQSMSAGIAAIRSGKAPAILQVYEVGTATMMASKAIVPVNEVFKNAGIAMDPQQFVPAVAGYYSDSTGQLISQPFNSSTPVLYYNKDAFKKAGLDPEQPPKTWQDLATYSAALRKAGMSCGYASGWQGWIQIENFSAWHALPVATKNNGFDGTDAVLEFNKPTQVRHIALLEEMNKKGDFTYFGRKDESTAKFYNGDCAITTASSGSLADIRSHAKFNYGVGMMPYDATVPNAPQNAIIGGASLWVMKNKDAATYKGVAEFMQFLAKPEIAAEWHQKTGYLPITTAAYELTKQQGFYDKNPGADIATRQMLNKDPLPFTKGMRLGNMPQIRTIVDEELEGVWTGKKTPQAALDSAVERGNQLLRRFEQQSKK from the coding sequence ATGTCATCAATCGCATTCCGTCATACCGCACTTAGCGTAGTACTGGGGCTGACCCTTAGCGCCAATGCTCTGGCCGCTACCGAGATCCCGTTCTGGCACTCAATGGAAGGTGCGCTGGGCGAAGAGGTTAACTCGCTGGCGACCCGCTTTAATGCAGAGCACCCTGACTATAAAATCGTACCGACCTACAAAGGCAACTACGAGCAGAGCATGTCAGCGGGTATTGCCGCCATTCGCTCTGGCAAAGCGCCAGCGATTTTGCAGGTATACGAAGTCGGTACGGCGACAATGATGGCATCGAAAGCAATTGTTCCGGTCAATGAAGTGTTTAAAAACGCCGGTATTGCGATGGATCCGCAGCAGTTTGTGCCGGCGGTGGCGGGTTACTACAGCGATTCGACAGGCCAGCTGATCTCCCAGCCGTTTAACAGCTCCACCCCGGTGCTGTACTACAACAAAGATGCTTTCAAAAAGGCCGGCCTCGACCCTGAGCAGCCGCCAAAAACCTGGCAGGATCTGGCGACCTATTCAGCTGCGCTGCGTAAAGCGGGCATGAGCTGTGGCTACGCCAGCGGCTGGCAGGGCTGGATCCAGATTGAGAACTTCAGCGCCTGGCATGCTCTGCCGGTCGCCACTAAAAATAACGGCTTCGACGGCACTGATGCGGTACTGGAATTCAATAAACCGACCCAGGTTCGCCATATTGCCCTGCTGGAAGAGATGAATAAGAAGGGGGATTTCACCTACTTCGGGCGTAAAGATGAGTCCACCGCCAAGTTCTATAACGGCGACTGCGCTATCACTACCGCGTCTTCCGGTTCGCTGGCCGATATTCGTAGCCACGCCAAATTCAACTACGGCGTGGGCATGATGCCGTACGATGCAACCGTGCCGAATGCACCGCAGAACGCCATTATCGGCGGTGCCAGCCTGTGGGTGATGAAAAACAAGGATGCCGCAACTTACAAAGGCGTGGCCGAATTTATGCAGTTCCTGGCGAAACCAGAGATCGCCGCAGAATGGCATCAGAAAACGGGCTACCTGCCGATTACCACTGCCGCCTATGAGCTGACCAAACAGCAGGGCTTCTACGACAAGAACCCGGGGGCGGATATCGCCACTCGCCAGATGCTGAACAAAGACCCGCTGCCGTTCACCAAAGGGATGCGCCTGGGCAATATGCCGCAGATTCGTACCATCGTGGATGAGGAGCTGGAAGGCGTCTGGACCGGCAAGAAAACCCCGCAGGCGGCCCTGGACAGCGCCGTTGAGCGTGGTAATCAGCTGCTGCGTCGTTTCGAACAACAGAGCAAAAAATAG
- the ugpA gene encoding sn-glycerol-3-phosphate ABC transporter permease UgpA: MSSPRPVFRSGWLPYLLVLPQLIITIVFFLWPAGEALWYSVQNVDPFGISSTFVGLENFVRLFGDSYYLDAFWTTLIFSGLVTVIGLVVSLLFAALVDYVLRLKRFYQTLMLLPYAVAPAVAAVLWMFLFSPGLGLITHFLGLLGYSWNHAQNSGQAMFLVVLASIWQQMSYNFLFFFAALQSIPKSLVEAAAIDGAGPVRRFFCLSFPLIAPVGFFLVVVNLVYAFFDTFPVIDAATGGGPVQATTTLIYKIYREGFAGLDLSSSSAQSVVLMVLVIILTVIQFRYVERKVRYQ; the protein is encoded by the coding sequence ATGTCTTCACCGCGCCCTGTTTTCCGCTCGGGATGGCTGCCCTACCTGCTGGTGCTGCCTCAGCTGATTATTACCATCGTTTTTTTCCTCTGGCCTGCGGGCGAAGCGCTGTGGTATTCGGTACAAAACGTCGATCCCTTCGGTATCTCCAGCACCTTTGTCGGGTTGGAAAACTTTGTTCGCCTGTTCGGTGACAGCTACTACCTTGATGCTTTCTGGACCACGCTCATCTTCAGCGGGCTGGTCACCGTTATTGGCCTGGTGGTTTCTCTACTGTTTGCCGCGCTGGTGGATTATGTGCTGCGCCTCAAACGTTTTTATCAGACGCTGATGCTGCTGCCTTATGCTGTTGCGCCTGCGGTGGCGGCGGTGCTGTGGATGTTTCTGTTCAGTCCCGGGCTGGGGCTGATTACCCATTTCTTAGGGCTGCTGGGATACAGCTGGAACCACGCGCAAAACAGCGGCCAGGCGATGTTCCTGGTGGTTCTGGCGTCGATCTGGCAGCAAATGAGCTACAACTTCCTGTTTTTCTTCGCTGCGTTACAGTCAATACCCAAATCTCTGGTGGAAGCCGCCGCCATTGACGGCGCAGGCCCGGTACGGCGTTTCTTCTGCCTCTCATTCCCGCTTATCGCACCGGTTGGCTTCTTCCTGGTGGTGGTAAACCTGGTGTACGCCTTCTTCGATACTTTCCCGGTGATTGATGCCGCGACGGGCGGTGGGCCAGTACAGGCGACCACCACGCTGATCTATAAAATTTATCGTGAAGGCTTCGCCGGTCTGGATCTCTCCTCGTCATCTGCGCAGTCGGTGGTGCTGATGGTACTGGTGATTATTCTGACGGTGATCCAGTTTCGCTATGTCGAGAGAAAGGTGCGCTACCAATGA